From Xylanibacter oryzae DSM 17970, a single genomic window includes:
- the arsD gene encoding arsenite efflux transporter metallochaperone ArsD — protein sequence MKKIEIFDPAMCCPTGLCGTNINPDLMRIAVVIDNLKKRGITVTRHNLRDEPQAYVSNKTINDYLKQYGAEVLPITLVDGDIAVTKVYPTTKEMSDWTGVNLEFIPITK from the coding sequence ATGAAAAAGATAGAAATATTCGACCCTGCTATGTGTTGTCCTACAGGGCTTTGTGGAACAAATATCAATCCTGATTTAATGAGGATTGCAGTCGTAATAGATAATCTAAAGAAAAGAGGCATCACCGTAACCCGTCATAACTTGCGAGATGAACCTCAAGCATATGTAAGCAACAAGACAATTAACGACTATCTGAAACAATATGGGGCGGAAGTTTTGCCAATAACTCTTGTGGATGGTGATATAGCTGTGACAAAGGTATATCCAACAACTAAAGAAATGAGTGATTGGACAGGCGTCAACCTAGAATTTATACCTATTACTAAATAA